DNA sequence from the Daphnia carinata strain CSIRO-1 chromosome 8, CSIRO_AGI_Dcar_HiC_V3, whole genome shotgun sequence genome:
CCCTCATTCGCTCCCATGGATCACGAGGTGACATTGCCTGACGTGCTGATGCGGCATCTCGACAGTTTACTGGCAAGAGCAAACCAACATCATTCTGACTTAATGGCGGTAGAAGATCAGGCCGAAAACGACCGACAGGACAGCTTGCATCTGAGATATATCCAGCTCGCTGGCGAAGTCGTTGAGAGGGCCGAAGATCATCTAACTTCAAGAGTAGGAGAGCGTCCTTCGGAAAttattgaaatttcatctcgtCCAGCTCAGTCTGCCCCTGTATCAGACGCAGCCCGTCTGACCGAAAACCTTAGAGCCGCCAGGCAGAGAGCAGATGTCGCGCATCGTCAAGCAGAAGAAGCTCGTCAGCAAGCCGAAGAAGCTTCCAGTCAAGCCGATGTCGCCCACGTTGCAGCAGAGGAGGCTCAACAAGCTCTGCGACAATTGAGTCTGGAAGAGGATCGCTGCACCTCGGTTAGCCAAGCCGGTGTTCCATTCAATTCCCTCGCGTCCAACTGGGTGCAGCAACAACGTCATTTGAATTCACTGGATTCTCAAGCAGCACCAGACGATTGGATTGAGCACTATGCCGCCGGGCGTCTGAAGCCAAACAGTGGACCTCCTTGCAGCTCGTCGGTGAGAACAGAGCTTGAGAACTACACCGGCAAAGCTCTCGACTGGTTCGAGTGGATAGATTTGTTTCGCGCCCTCGTCCATGATACCAGGAAAACTGCCGGTGAAAAACTTGCTCTGCTCAAACGCTATCTAAAAGGCGATTGTTCTGACCTAGTTCACGGATAGGAGGCGGGGAAGCCGCCTACATGGAAGCATTGCGTCGCTTAAAGCAATCTTGCGGTCGTCGAGATGTGATGAGAGCCGCGCACCTCCAGGCGATTGACCGGTTGGAATTGAAGAACGACCCAATCGGATTCAAACGTTTCGCTGAGAAGATGAGGTCGCATTTGTTCGAGCTCAGCAGGATTGGAGAGACCTATGCACCCGACCTGATCGAAAGGGTTTGTCTGCGCCTCCAACTTTCAGATAGACTAGCCTGGAACGATGGACGGCTGGGAGGATTGGAAACAAGAAGTTTGGACATCTTCGGGACCTGGTTGAGTCATAGAGCAGCGGCTTATCAGAACGCCTACAGCATCGCAGCAGAGCAGCTTCATAGCTCTGTACCCAAGTTCGGTAGTCGTCAGGCCAGCAGTCATCAAACCTCCTCCAATCGAAAAACGGATTACCCTTCTTCTCCCTTTAAAGGCGCTTCCAGTCTTTTCTGCTTTAAATGTGAAGGCGACCACAAGCTGGAGAACTGCGGAGACTTCAAATCGTTGGCAGTGGGAGAGAGAGTGGCTTTTTGTGCCAAACACCGATTGTGCTTCGGTTGCTTTGGTACCAAGCACTCCGCCAGGTTCTGCGCCCAGAAGAGACCCTGCCAGTTTTCAGAATGCCGTCTCTATCACCACGGGCTTCTCCACGACTCCTCCAGAGGATCTAGTAACCCGCAAGCAGAGTCATCCAGAACGACCATGGTGCAAACAGGAAGACAAAGGCCTTGCAGAGTGGCCATGGGTATGATGCGGCTTAAGATCCTGGACCGCGACGGGAACGCAGTGATGGCCAATGTGTTCATCGACGAAGGCAGCGACTCTACCTTGATGCGACAGGGATTCGCGAAGATTCTCAAGGTCGTTGGGGTCCGTCAAATCCTAACCGTGGACGGCGCCGGGAGTGTAGTGAATCGCTATGCATCTAAACGCTTGAATTTCCAGATCAGCACCGATTCCAGCGAGATATTGAATCTCTCTTTCTCCACTTCTCCCACCGTCGCCAGCGCTACCCCTTTGACAGATTGGGCGACTTTTAAGTTGCGCTGGGCGCACCTTGCAGATCTTCCAGTCACGAAGTCCGGCGGGAGAGTAGACATTCTAATTGGCACCGATTACTCTCATCTTTTGGTTCCTCTCGAATCTAGGGTCGGCCGAGATTATGAGCCTACCGCCACCAGGAGTCGTCTGGGTTGGCTTATTCGAGGCGTCGTTCAAAATGACGCCATCATTGCTGCTGTGCGCACGCACAAGATCACTAGCTCTACACACCTTGAAGAGTTAACAGTGGCATTTCGCCAGTTTTGTGATACCGAAAACTTCGGGACGGAATGCAAATTGGTAGGCATGTCCGCAGACGAACGACAAGCCCTTGCCATTTTGGAAGCTGGGACCCGAAAATTGGAGTTAGGATATGAGGTTCCTATCACTTGGCGGACAGGTGAACCAAACCTCGTCTGCAATCGTCTGATGGCCCAACAGCGTCTTCGGGGTCTTCTAAAGCGGTTCGACAGAGATCCGGCATTCGAAACCGACTATCGAGTCGCTATGAAGAAGACGATCGACAAGGGCTATGCCTCCATACTTTCCGAAGAGGAAGCAGTTTCAGCAAGATATTTCCTAGCTCACCACGGCGTCTACAAGGGTCCTAAGCTTCGTGTCGTGTTCGATGCAGCCGCGCCGTTCCATGGGAAGTCTTTGAACGACGCAATTCTCAGCGGTCCAGCTCTTCAGCCTTCTCTTTCAGCCGTCTTAACCCAATTCAGAGAAGGAGCCGTAGCGTGAGCGTCAGACGTAGAAGCAATGTTTAGTCGTTTCCGACTTAATCCCTCCGATGCTGACTATTTCTGCTTTCTGTGGCAGGATCCTGCGGCTTCCAAAACTCTAGTGTGCCGGATGAATCGCTTACCCTTCGGTGCTACGTGTTCTCCATTTATCGCCATCCACACCACTCGACGGGCCATTATGGATGCAGAGGTGGGGGAAGAAGTCGTCAACGATGTCAAGAAGAAGATGTACGTCGACGATTATTTGGGATCAGCCACAACGGTCGAGGAAGCGGTAAAAGAGGCCGCAACCGTAAGGGAAGCATTGGCTGCGGCTGATCTACATTTTCAAGAATGGATCTCAAACTCCGTCGACTTCGTTCGAGAAATGCACGGAAAGGATGGGCCATCAGTAGTGTCGCCGCCTGATTGCCAGTTGACGGATAGTGGGAGTGAGAAAGTGCTCGGAGTGGTTTGGAACTTTCGGGACGATACGCTGGGTTTCCGAGTCAACTACATGCATGACGAGGAATATACTAGGATCAGTCTCACTGGTAAAGTTGCTTCCGTGTTCGATCCACTAGGGATAGCGGCACCACTTGTCGTAAAGGCCAAGATTCGGTTGCGAGAACTCGGAACTAAAGGGCTGAATTGGTCCGATCCCGTAGACGAGAATGATCGAGCTTGGTGGGATTCCTGGTTTACTAGTCTTCGAGAACTCGTTCTGGTCTCTATTCCCCGTTGTTTATTTTCGGAACAATCTGAAATCGAAAATTCCCAGCTGCACGTTTTCGGAGACGCTTCGGAAGAAGCGTACGCGGCAGTGGTGTATCTCCGCAACGCTTATCGTTCTGGAAGAGTCCAAGTGCGGATGGTGAAGGCCAGCAATAAACTCGCGCCTAAAAAGACGCTGTCGGTACCAAAGCTGGAATTGAACGCTGCCCTGCTTAGCTCCCGGATCGCCGCAGCCATTCAGAGCTCCCTAACACATCCGATCCAGCGACGATTCTTCTGGACAGACAGCAGCACCGTGCGTAACAGGATTAGAGCCACTGCCTCCTTTTACCAGGTTTTCGTTTCTAACCGGATCGGCGAAATTCAAACTCTAACCGAGACGGAAGAATGGCGCTTCGTCCCCGGACGCCAGAATCCAGCGGACGCCGCCACACGCTCTTCCATAGGTGACGAAGTGTTTCCCAGAAGCTGGCAAGACGGCCCAGAATTCCTCTTTAAACCTGAGTCGGATTGGCCTCAAGATCTGCCGTGGATGGCCGCAACGCTGGAAATGAAGCACACCAAGCAGTACCATGTTCGAGCAGTTTCGGATCCGTTTAACTGGTCGGAGTTCCAGCTAGATCAGACTAAcctctcttcctttttaaagTAAGAAGGTGACGCCCTAGAGCTGGTCAAGAGATGTCAGATGGAAGCGTTCTTCGACGAGATCCAGTTGCTACAACGAGGAAAACCTCTTCCGTCCGCCTCACATCTTCTACCTCTCAGCCCAATCATTGGAGAAGTTGGTTTAATGCGTCTGGGAGGACGGATCGGGCGATCCAAATTGCCGTACGATAATCGGCACCCTCCTTTGCTGCCGAACAAACATCCATTAACCGAGAAGATAGTCAAAATTGTGCATGAAGAAATGCATCATGCCGGCACTGATTATTTGTTCGCCAAGCTTTGCCAACATTTCTGGATCATCCGGGGGAGAGAAGTGGCGAAGAAGACACGTAGGCTTTGTCTGTCTTGCATCAGGGAGAGAGCGGTGCCCGCAGCCCAAATGATGGGTGACTTACCGGCAGTCCGACTTAATTCTTATTCGCCACCTTTCACTCATACAGCCGTGGACTATTTCGGCCCTCTGGAAACAAGTCCGGGTCGAAATAGAGTCCACAAAAAATACGGAGCGCTTTTTACGTGTTTGGTGACCCGTGCTGTGCATCTGGAGTTGGCGGAGTCACTTTCATCAGAGGATTTTCTGCTCGCTTTCAGGCGTTTCATCGGCTTGTTTGGTAAGCCAGTCTCCATACACTCCGACAATGGAACCAATTTTGTCGGAGCGGAACGAGAATTGAACGATCTTGTTCAGAATCTCCAAGAAGACGACAAAATAGTGAAGTTTCGGACCGAAAAGCTTATTGACTGGCATTTCCAACCACCCCGATCGCCTCATTTCGGTGGAGCACACGAGAGTTTGATACGTTCCACGAAAAGGGCTCTGTACCGAGCATTAGAAATCGAAAAGGGAGGGCTGCGCTATCCCACGGATGAAATGCTCCGCACCTTGCTGGCGGAGATCGCAGGCTTCCTTAACGCACGTCCTTTGACTTACGCTAGCTCGGATCCGGCGGATTTTCGGCCGCTAACGCCGAACGATTTCTTAAATCGCGCTCCCACAACAGACTTATTGCCAGGTTCCTTTGACGACGCTCTACCTAGAGAGCGTTTTCGATATGTGAAGCGGATGGCCCGGCTTTTCTGGGACCTTTGGACTAAATTGTATCTGCCGTCGTTGGTGCCACGTAAAAAGTGAAAAGCGGCGCAACGAAATCTCTCGATCGGAGATGTCGTCATGCTCCTCGACCCAAATCTGCCTCGCGGAAATGGAAGATCGGACGAGTGATCCAAGTTTACCCTGGTGCCGATGGACTTGTTCGGGTAGTCAAGGTCCAAACGGAAGACGGAGTTTATTCCCGGGCCATCCATCGCCTGTGTTTATTAGAGCAAGCCCCTACTGCGACGACTGCTGACTCCCAGAAAGCGCCCAGCTCTACAAAGGTCGTCTCTGTCTAACCGCACAACGATAGTCCTGAAGTATCTTGTTAGCTGCGCCTTTTTACGAACTCATCCGTCTTTCCGGTTCCACCGGATTACGACGGATTCGGGGGGAGAATGTTACGGCGCAAATGTAGCGCTGCAGCCTATAATATCTGGCAACGCGTGTTTATTAATCGTATAGTTTTGGCGCTTTTCTGTTTTCCCATATTTCCCTTCCTCTTGCAACTTTCGTCTGCTGTACCATTTGTCATTGAAGTAATCACTGTGTTTATCGTTCGTGAATCTGTTCCTTCAGGTAAATTCTATTTTCTGCCTCTTTTCTCCTTATTTAATTGTCCTATTTTGCATGTGGGTGCATTCTAGACTGCCGTAAACTAGATTGCAGGAAACTTGTGTAGTGTGGTCCCTTAGTTTGAGTGGCAAAACACTATCTCTCGTGCCATCTCAGGTATTTGTTGTATATGTTGAATGCATATCTTTCCTTAACCTTAATTGTGATTACAGACACCACACACTGATACACACTTGCAAAGACTGGTTACTAATAAAAAGGCAATTCACTCGCTGCATACAACAGCGAAGTCGCAACTCTACAACTTCTGAGTTTCCTTATTTTGAGCTACGAAACAACCTCTTTTGGGACCACTGGAAAGGGAGCTATCTTCAATCTCTGGCTAGTCGAAAGAAGTGGCAGACTCGCCAGTGGAATTTCCAAGTTGGGGATTTCATTATGGAGATTGATAAGCAGCTCAAGCGAGCCCAGTGGGCAACTGGTCGTATACTTAAAACCTACCCTGGAGCGGACGGACTCGTCCGGGCTGTGGACATCCAGATGGACAACAGTATTTTCCGCCGAGGGATTCACCAGTTATGCCTTCTTGAAGCAAACTCGACTGTCAAAGATTTTCCAGTCTCGGGGGAGAATGAATCGGCGAAGGCGacttaatttaatttctttttttgttgttgttgttattttgttttgttgtgcaTTTCCCTTGATTTGGCAACCCAGCCGCCTAGCCTAGAGCAGTAGGCAGTTTTGACAGAAGGTGACGAGAGTGTCCATTACTGTCGCTGGTGATTAGTGTTGGGGATACATCGGAATTCTATAGATACGCGATGTATCGTATCGTTGTATCTGCGTATCGTCGATACATTGGTGTATCGGTATCGGTAATGAATCGAATTTTATCTGGAATTTCTCAAAAATTATAAACATGTTTGGCTCAGTGGTATAGTCTTGCGTTCGGGGTACTGAGACCCCGGGCTCAAATACCACTATAGAAATCCAGATAttgaatacatttttaaaatatcgcaaaaatttaaaaaataacattcaCTGCAAATGGCAAATattgtttgaaaattatttctaAAATATCGGTATCGTTTAATTTCCAGTACTAGACTCTGTTGCTATATTTCATGTGATATGGGTTGGTGGGTATAACTGGTGATTATAAAGTCGGTTTACCTACGTTCAAGTCCGCCAAATAGtttttgtgtaattttaatatttttttaatttttcgtaTCGGAATGTatcgataaaataaaattcatggCTTACGTAGTTTTGAGAAAACAATTCGACCGTaatggctcagtggtagagaagaggaaaatgaaatgaaacttcAAGGCTCGATTcccaaattatttttttatcttagtTCTTAACTGAACAAATTTAGAAAATGTTTATGCAAAACGTTTACTATTACCCCGAACATACCAGGATtagtaatataaaaaaaaacgttttttatcTTATTGCTGTTTTGGTAAGATTTCCTGGGTGGTAGGTAGAAGCTGTTAATATATAATCAAATGTCGTAGGTTCTATCGTATAAAATCTAAAcgtttaaacatttttttctctatttgtATCGGAATGTATTGATAACATTAAGTCCATTGCTTTAAATTTTTGCTCGAGAAACTTCAACGGCGTTGGCATAGCGGCAAAGAAGAGCACTGAGAACTGGAAATACAGGGTTCGATTCTTGGTTTTCTGTTATATTGTGAAATTTTACTTAATTAAATTGAAAgatatttaatgaaaatagCGACaactgaaatttaaaatgattttaaaatatcggTATTAGTACTATTTAAGATATATTTATGTTATTTCATTGCCAAACTTGTAAGTTCTCCTAGTTGTTTTGTAGATTCTGTGACAGATATTTCTCGAAATGTGGGTTCAAATCCGCTGTTGTGCACTACTTTTAATAGGTGTTTCATAGACCAATATTTTGCTTGTTACTTGTATCGAATCGTATCGATatattcaaattcatttatttctaaGACTTTACAAGGGATTTGGGAACTGATGGCATAATGGTATGGTATGCGACTGACAACTTGGCGGTTAAGGTTCGAATCCCAAAACGACAAAAATTCTCGTTCAGTTTTTATTGTGTTAATTGTCAATATATGGGTTCGAAATTATCGCAGGGCTCCGATAAAAACCAGGGGAAAAATAAGTTTACAAACAAAGGtagttttcgaaaaaaaaattttctccctAATATTCTTTCTCCGTATCGGAATATATCGAATGATTAAATTCGTCTATTTCGTAAATTGTTAACgtttaaatatgaaaaacaGCACAGTGGTAGGGTGTTGGGATTGTAATTCGTAGGCTAAGGTTCAATTCCGGAGCTAGTCGGTTTTTATAATCGAAAATTTAGATGCCATTTACAAATATTAAGAAAACTTCAGTTATTTGGGACACATCAAAATTACAGATTATATTATAAAAAATCGGTATCGCTTAGTTTCATTACAGAATTATTCTACTTTCTGCAGATAACAAATTTGTTAGTGTCATGGGTGTCTTGTTAGAACGTCAAGCTAGAACATCGAATATCAATGGTTCATGTCCgagatttttctttcgttttattgtttgttttatttatcaaatattttttttgttttgaaacataTCGACGATCTTTACTGAATGCAATATCAAAGAAAGTTTAACAGATTAAAGTGTATACAACAAGAAACAGGacgtttatttgttttattgatatattattatattatattatattatatatatttactgTTTGTTTTCCGTATCGGTATGTATCGGTATAGGGAATTTCATATGTTTAGTAGTTGTTGTTTGAAACATAGACGATCTGGCGTAGTGGTAGAGCGTTGGAGAGTTAATCGGTGACCCGTGTTTCGATACTCACATAGTTTCTTCGCGAAAACTAttctttaaaatgtttttgaggTTTTAGATATTGAACATTTGTCAAAATTGATGTTGAGAATTTATCGTTGGAGATCGTTTTCCGGACAACAAGAATATTTTAGTCCCACGGTAAAAAACCTGTGGGTTGGTGTACTAAAGATAAATATATTCATtctaaataaaacaagaatgaaATAGACATAATATTTTACTCGATACAGGCCGCTCTAATACAAACGATCATTCCCCTTTGAAATACAGTGGTGCATTGTAGTTTCATTCTtcaccgttagatggcgttgaacCGATACACCGATATATCTAAATCGAATCGAATCGGTATCGAGTACAGTGCCGGTCCAGTTATAGAACCGGCCTGTGCGCGGTTCTATAACTGAATGGTTCTATAACCGAGCAGCCGATCTCAGAGCCACCTATCGTCGATTCTTTCATCACACAGATTTTGACAGTATGTGAATGTAAAAGCGAATAGCACAGGGATAGTGCTGATCTCTATGCAACTACCCAGAATAGGGGAAGGGGGTTCTCATATTAGAATTTAATACCTCAACCATTCCTGCATTATTTTACCAACAATAAGGTTCTACCACAAAGAGGATGCCCCATCAACGATTGGTCATTATATTAGatacagtgccggtccactTCTAGAAACCCTTAGCTTTGGAACCGGCtcggttatcgaaccgatttttatttcccctgtTTCAGCGCCCATAAttaataaatggaaaaaaacaaaacgacacgaAAAGTGTCATTTTGTAATacagttatttaaaaattctgataACATTAACaggcaaagagaaaagcagCACGATaagtcatttgttttattattttcctccTGAATTCGTTTGGAAGGCTATTATTTTACGTAAAGTCATTAAGCCAATTTGTACTATTGTCTAAAATTGCTAAAACCAATTTCAATAACATGTGCTTGTACGTTTTAAAATGCGTAATCCGTACGTTCGAACCCAAAAATATGGATTTAGTTCAAAATACAGCCAATGGCGGCGCTGAAACACGGCAAGgaaaaatcggttcgataaccgaGCTGGTTCTATAGCTAAGCGGTTCTATAagtggaccggcactgtatCTGAAAATACAGATGTATCGGTGTATCGGTATCAGTATCCCCAACACTACTGGTGATATAATACGTGTACTGTCCTTAATCGTGCTAGTTCATAAGTCTCAAGTAAtgttcttctactctttacATAACAATTGcttgatttcttatttttgccTATCAGTGTTGTTATCCTTGGTGGTAATTGCTGGTGTGAATAGTGTGATTTATTCCTATTTCCATCACACGCTGGTAACAAATATTATATCACACTTCTTGTAAGCCTACACACTTTATGTGCCTTTATGTGTTCGTAGGCATTGCCCAATGTTAATTGCTAACTGAGTGAAGCACATATATCAGCAAACTTATAAAAATAGTCAGAGCTAAAACAGGTTTTATCAGCATTCGTATTATGTCAAAACAGATAAAGAATCAGGTTTTCTTCCCTTATGAGTGAGTATTAAGTTAAAATCAGCTGTCAAAATTGATATCCAACGATCCGATTAGACAAAGTAAAGCGATGGCAGAAATGAGACAACACTTGTCAATGCGAACAAGCTCAGACCGGTTTAGATTTCGGTCTAAACCAGCTGTTGATCGCACAtggcaaaatcaaaacaaagcaTTTCGTAAAGGTTTTACCGcaaacaaaagataatgttAGAGAACCAATTAGAGTTTGTTATTTGACGTAATCGCAGACACGAATCTTATTTGAATAGGATCTGACCTCGATTTAAAATCTGATGTACATATTTTCTATTCTACAGGTGTACCGCAGACTAATTCGTTGTTCTCGCTCGCAAACTGGCAGTTGCGATATGGAACCCCCTACCATCAAAGGTATGTCATTTGTGTCACTTGACAAGTGGAGGTGTtctaatttttcgttttggaacTGTCAGATGTCGAGAGCTGGACAAAGCGCAGATGGAGGAGTCGCCTTACATTTGGATCCAAATTATAAATAGGTATGGATAATATTAACAATTAAGTTTTAACTTTGCGCGTACAGAACCCCCTTGTCTATTCCTTTTTTGGGAACCGCTATTCATTTTCCAAACAGTTTGCCACGTActtcaagttttcttttctgaactGTTTTTGGATTATTCAATGGCCCCAAAAGTCTTGTTCTGGGCGTGAATAGTCTACAAGCCGTTTATGCTCTGCACAAGGGTGTCTTCATGTTGTGGCTCCGAGACGTGACTAGCTTTCGCCGATGACCTACATTTCTCTTGATCTCGTGATCGTAGAAGAAAAGCTTTTAATTCAGTTTTTCGTGTTTCGTCATCTTGTCCTCCTTTTAGAAAATAGTGTAAGGAACGGCCAACCGTACTCTTTACATttcccacgcttgcaacccttttttcccctcttccgccaacaggtcatctgccGGTGGtctggccttcaaacttgtcacttcttcacataggtgttacatttacacgcagaatatttattcccgttgggacacTTAATCCTAAACGACCTTGCTTCTTCGTATAAATGGTGTACTTTTTCCAGATTGCCAGCATTCCACTTTTAGTAATTCTACCGTGCAGTCTACTTTTTACTGCCAAGCAGTCTACTTTCAGTTGTCATCACAGCGAGTCTTCTTTTAAGTGCCATCTCAGTCAGACTGTCTCCGTAAGTCTCCTTTCGTCAATTATCAATTTGGTCTTTGTAAAATACTCGAACACAGTGCAACAATACAGTTCATCATCGCTATCCAATAATTATAAGTAAGGAACGGATTTTTTCGAACCTTACATTTGGTGACAGTGAACCTCGAACCCCGAACGCCTGAAGAGACTTTTACCAGTGCCATCCTTTACGTTTAGCAATTCTATAGCGCCATCTAGTCGGCAAACACTTATTTATTCACAGAATGCAGAAGTCTATCAAGATAAATACGACGTTGATTAAAACAGTATGGAACGAAAAAAGTACACGTCAATTGAAGAAATTTGGACAAATTTTGAGAGACATTTTCTCTTGATCTCGTGATCGTAGAAGAAAAGctcttttttaattcagttTTTCGTGTTTCGTCATCTTGTCCTCCTCAAGCCTGCCCCAAGAACATTTAGAAAATAGTGTAAGGAACGGCCAACCGTATCTCTAAATTACATTTGCCCACGCTTGCAATGCCCTTTTTTCCCTAAATACTCTTCTTCGCGCCAACAACATCATCTGCCGGTggctctggccttcaaacttgtcacttcttcacataggtgttacatttacacgcagaatatttattccaACGTTGGGACACTTAATCCTAAACGACCTTGCTTCTTCGTATAAATGGTGTacacacttttcttttttccagaTTGCCAGCATTCCATTTTTTAGTGCGCGccaaaaaaattctaaaaattaTATTATCCTCCGCAGTCTACTTTTTGCCGCTGACAGTGTGCAAGCAGTCTGTTGCAGTATCTCACGTAGGAGAATAGCAATTGCTTAGAATCGCTCAAGCAACTACGGACTTCTCAGCCCTGAACCTGGTTATGTTACAGACGTTTCTCCCATGGACCTCTGTCGTCTGCTGCGAAACCCACGTTCtcttcaaaaaatttaaaaaatgtcgcACCTTTGTTTGCCCGATCCAACATTGACCAAATATCTCTCTTTATAGACGGACAAGTACTCTTTACATttcccacgcttgcaacccttttttcccctcttccgccaa
Encoded proteins:
- the LOC130704116 gene encoding uncharacterized protein LOC130704116, with the protein product MFSRFRLNPSDADYFCFLWQDPAASKTLVCRMNRLPFGATCSPFIAIHTTRRAIMDAEVGEEVVNDVKKKMYVDDYLGSATTVEEAVKEAATVREALAAADLHFQEWISNSVDFVREMHGKDGPSVVSPPDCQLTDSGSEKVLGVVWNFRDDTLGFRVNYMHDEEYTRISLTGKVASVFDPLGIAAPLVVKAKIRLRELGTKGLNWSDPVDENDRAWWDSWFTSLRELVLVSIPRCLFSEQSEIENSQLHVFGDASEEAYAAVVYLRNAYRSGRVQVRMVKASNKLAPKKTLSVPKLELNAALLSSRIAAAIQSSLTHPIQRRFFWTDSSTVRNRIRATASFYQVFVSNRIGEIQTLTETEEWRFVPGRQNPADAATRSSIGDEVFPRSWQDGPEFLFKPESDWPQDLPWMAATLEMKHTKQYHVRAVSDPFNWSEFQLDQTNLSSFLK
- the LOC130704115 gene encoding uncharacterized protein LOC130704115 translates to MEALRRLKQSCGRRDVMRAAHLQAIDRLELKNDPIGFKRFAEKMRSHLFELSRIGETYAPDLIERVCLRLQLSDRLAWNDGRLGGLETRSLDIFGTWLSHRAAAYQNAYSIAAEQLHSSVPKFGSRQASSHQTSSNRKTDYPSSPFKGASSLFCFKCEGDHKLENCGDFKSLAVGERVAFCAKHRLCFGCFGTKHSARFCAQKRPCQFSECRLYHHGLLHDSSRGSSNPQAESSRTTMVQTGRQRPCRVAMGMMRLKILDRDGNAVMANVFIDEGSDSTLMRQGFAKILKVVGVRQILTVDGAGSVVNRYASKRLNFQISTDSSEILNLSFSTSPTVASATPLTDWATFKLRWAHLADLPVTKSGGRVDILIGTDYSHLLVPLESRVGRDYEPTATRSRLGWLIRGVVQNDAIIAAVRTHKITSSTHLEELTVAFRQFCDTENFGTECKLVGMSADERQALAILEAGTRKLELGYEVPITWRTGEPNLVCNRLMAQQRLRGLLKRFDRDPAFETDYRVAMKKTIDKGYASILSEEEAVSARYFLAHHGVYKGPKLRVVFDAAAPFHGKSLNDAILSGPALQPSLSAVLTQFREGAVA